In Gorilla gorilla gorilla isolate KB3781 chromosome 12, NHGRI_mGorGor1-v2.1_pri, whole genome shotgun sequence, the following are encoded in one genomic region:
- the LOC101133218 gene encoding large ribosomal subunit protein uL10-like: MPREDRATWKSNYFLKIIQLLDDYPKCFIVGADNVGSKQMQQIRMSLRGKAVVLMGKNTMMRKAVRGHLENNPALEKLLPHIRGNVGFVFTKEDFSEIRDMLLANKVPAAARAGAIAPCEVTVPAQNTGLGPEKTSLFQALGITTKISRGTIEILSDVQLIKTGDKVGASEATLLNTLNISPFSFGLVIQQVFDNGSIYNPEVLDITEETLHSRFLEGVRNVASVCLQIGYPTVASVPHSIINGYKRVLALSVETDYTFPLAEKVKAFLADPSAFVAAPPVAAATTAAPAAAAAPAKVEAKEESEESDEDMGFGLFD; encoded by the coding sequence ATGCCCAGGGAAGACAGGGCGACCTGGAAGTCCAACTACTTCCTTAAGATCATCCAACTATTGGATGATTATCCGAAATGTTTCATCGTGGGAGCAGACAATGTGGGCTCCAAGCAGATGCAGCAGATCCGCATGTCCCTTCGCGGGAAGGCCGTGGTGCTGATGGGCAAGAACACCATGATGCGCAAGGCTGTCCGAGGGCACCTGGAAAACAACCCAGCTCTGGAGAAACTGCTGCCTCATATCCGAGGGAATGTGGGCTTTGTGTTCACCAAGGAGGACTTCAGTGAGATCAGGGACATGTTGCTGGCCAATAAGGTGCCAGCTGCTGCCCGTGCTGGTGCCATTGCCCCATGTGAAGTCACTGTGCCAGCCCAGAACACTGGTCTCGGGCCCGAGAAGACCTCCCTTTTCCAGGCTTTAGGTATCACCACTAAAATCTCCAGGGGCACCATTGAAATCCTGAGTGATGTGCAGCTGATCAAGACTGGAGACAAAGTGGGAGCCAGCGAAGCCACGCTGCTGAACACGCTCAACATCTCCCCCTTCTCCTTTGGGCTGGTCATCCAGCAGGTGTTCGACAATGGCAGCATCTACAACCCTGAAGTGCTTGATATCACAGAGGAAACTCTGCATTCTCGCTTCCTGGAGGGTGTCCGCAATGTTGCCAGTGTCTGTCTGCAGATTGGCTACCCAACTGTTGCATCAGTACCCCATTCTATCATCAACGGGTACAAACGAGTCCTGGCCTTGTCTGTGGAGACGGATTACACCTTCCCACTTGCTGAAAAGGTCAAGGCCTTCTTGGCTGATCCATCTGCCTTTGTGGCTGCTCCCCCTGTGGCTGCTGCCACCAcagctgctcctgctgctgctgcagccccAGCTAAGGTTGAAGCCAAGGAAGAGTCGGAGGAGTCGGACGAGGATATGGGATTTGGTCTCTTTGACTAA